CCCCTCCATCAAGCTTGGCCCTCTACAGGCAGTGGCTTTTCTCCAGCCCAGAAGTTACTTTTCAGCTCCTTGTCCTCCTCTGTCAGGGAGAGGTCTGTCTGGAGGATGCTTTTGGCCAGAGTCTTTCTGCTTTGGAGGAACTCCTGCAGGACAGCATCAGCCTGTAAGACCACAGGTAGAAGAGGAATCAAGgggagaaacagcagctggggaggaatGGTTTcttgggggaaggggatgggaCATGGAGCCTCTCCCCTTGAAGGGGAGCTGCTCTTGTTCCTACCTCCACCCCCTTGCCAGGCAGTTCCCAATATTTCTCCACCAGTGCCTGCTGGTCTCCTTTGAAAAGCTGGTAACCCCGTGACACACTGTAGACACCCTCACTGATTCGTCTCTCCATGTGTTGGGAGAGGTCCCTGAGAGCAGCCTCGCACTTGTTGCGGGACGCCTGCTCGTTGTCCATGCAGAACTTCACCTTGACTGCCTCTACCTGGCGCTGTCCGGAAAGATGCAGAGGGAAGGCAtcagcccaggctgggctgcatcCCCCGCTCTCATGCTAGGCAAAAATCAAGCCAGGTCGACATGGGAATTGGGATCTCCAGTCTGTGGGGTAATCGGCTGGGAGGTGACAGATGGGGAGGGCATTCTGCACCCACAGACATCTCTGGACCAAGgtgcacaggagcagagagcaTGCCAGGGACCACAGGCTTCACAAAACACAGGGACAAGAATTagtcagcaggacaggggaagcGTGGAAGGCTCCAGGCTTCCAGCCAGGGCAGAGACACATCTGGGCTGCAGCAAGAGAGGGGCAGGGCTGAGCTTCGTCCCCGTTGCAGCACAGCTTTTGAACCCAGGGAGAAGGGGTAGTGCAGCAGGGACTACTGCCAGTCTGCAGAGTGTGAGAGCAGGCGTTGGGACTGAGTCTCCTCTGGAGAGGGCACAGCAGTGTCctctggcaggaggcagggagatCCCTGTCCCCCAGGACCATGCTATTTCCTCAAAGCTAAGGGGATGATGGTGTCCCTGGGGGATCCTGGCTAGGCTGGGGACCACCTACTAtgagctctgcctggaaagaGTAGATGTCCTCCTCGAATGCCCGTGCCATGAACAGCTCCAGCGTCTCCCGCTCGCACTGGGtgtgcagctccagcagctcctgaacAGTCTCCGTCGGCAGCTTCGCCCGCTGCTCCATCAGATCCTGGTACAACGTCACAGCctctttcactgctgctgcGTTCTCAACCTGTGCCAGGGCGAGCACCGCGCTCTCCAGGCATGGCACTGCCCCGCTCTGGATGGCCTCCACGTAGGTCACTGCCAGTTTCCCCAGCACTGCCAAGCAGGACCAAGGATGAGAGATCTGCAGCCTGAACAAAACGCAGGCTCCCGTTCGGCCCTGGGTCCTGCCAtatccctgctgcctccctgccagagTCTTCCTGAACAACTTCTCCTAACTCTTTCCCACCCCGCCTGCAACATTATTCCAAAGCTCCCAATCCAGAAGCAGGGacagcagccagcagaaaagctctccctttccccacctgcATCATTTGAATCTGCATCTGATCCTTCCCCAGACACACTCCCAAGAGCTGCTGGCCATCCAACCCTCTGGGCAACAGTACTCACAGTGCCCTGTTATGATGTGGCCACCAGGGATGGTCTTAGGTGGAGACTTTTCCCAGACGTGGCTGCAGAATTTCTCCACCTGCTGCTGGTATTCAGGATCAAGCTCATCATCCTCAAGCTCCTCCAAGCGGACCAGGTCCCTCTTGCTGGCCGGTTGGTCAAAAACAAAGCACTTGCGATCCGGAAAGAACTGGCGGATGCATTCCCGGGGCTGGTTGTAGCGTTGGGTCTCCGGCTCGCTCCCTGTGGGGTAAGAGGACACGGAGCAAGTTCGCTGGGCTTGGGCTGTTGTTGAATTacactgaaatgctgctgtgtcTGGGGCTGGAtgtctccagcagcacagcaccattCTCTACCAGCCTTTAACTTCAGTGCGTTCTCCAAGTATTC
This DNA window, taken from Gymnogyps californianus isolate 813 unplaced genomic scaffold, ASM1813914v2 HiC_scaffold_62, whole genome shotgun sequence, encodes the following:
- the LOC127029026 gene encoding guanylate-binding protein 1-like is translated as GLVDKSQGLLFQGDTRNDTWIFVLTILLSSTLIYNSRGTIDQQAMDQLHYVVKLTEHVKLKAAPNKSEDEVEDSEKFVLFFPSFIWAVRDFTLQLKVAGKEISEDEYLENALKLKAGSEPETQRYNQPRECIRQFFPDRKCFVFDQPASKRDLVRLEELEDDELDPEYQQQVEKFCSHVWEKSPPKTIPGGHIITGHLLGKLAVTYVEAIQSGAVPCLESAVLALAQVENAAAVKEAVTLYQDLMEQRAKLPTETVQELLELHTQCERETLELFMARAFEEDIYSFQAELIRQVEAVKVKFCMDNEQASRNKCEAALRDLSQHMERRISEGVYSVSRGYQLFKGDQQALVEKYWELPGKGVEADAVLQEFLQSRKTLAKSILQTDLSLTEEDKELKSEQDQYERAEQEREVQRKKEAEDKQKLQGQLRSYEEHTLQLRKKLEHYCVRQLEEHRKMIRHKSKEGSALLMDGFCEKATQLQMATCRLEEEYHCSRNKFMSWISVMVPILLSLIFAILRLWRP